A single window of Drosophila suzukii chromosome 3, CBGP_Dsuzu_IsoJpt1.0, whole genome shotgun sequence DNA harbors:
- the Nedd4 gene encoding E3 ubiquitin-protein ligase Nedd-4 isoform X1 has protein sequence MSARSSGCVAASVIPAPSSSTSSAGGGDVPRPPPRRRAASVAGQQQSRQEFGNGHTPRRSLAAVNDSGDSCHLRIVVLSGQSLAKKDIFGASDPYVRIDLNTINGDINIDSVLTKTKKKTLNPIWNEEFIFRVKPSEHKLVFQVFDENRLTRDDFLGMVELTLVNLPTEQEGRTIGDQSYTLRPRRSVGSAKSRIKGTLRIYHAFIRETREQSEPSSGNSDGEWEHVEATNAGETSSQPHPFPNGGHDALPAGWEERQDANGRTYYVNHTARTTQWERPTILTSNSSQSTDQLGSDFQRRFHISVDETESGRSADTISRNSLEDNNNVAGLATTPSTEATTPTSISPPNTPTNNNGFAMLHGQEGVQTDPTVDHTSFVYNSLRHPVAHRPPEISATSLQNDLRPVREAPGVPDVAITNLLTRRAAGNMADGLGRHQQRRRQQMQLHIQQHQQRQQQQQHQNRILLDVDHRQPELQHRGQRHQQLQLYQQHQPSNEDTDHTDSHNPSDISAPSTRRNSEEDNAAVPPMEQNAGGEEEPLPPRWSMQVAPNGRTFFIDHASRRTTWIDPRNGRASPMPNQTRRVEDDLGPLPEGWEERVHTDGRVFYIDHNTRTTQWEDPRLSNPNIAGQAVPYSRDYKQKYEYFKSHIRKPTNVPNKFEIRIRRTSILEDSYRIISSVTKTDLLKTKLWVEFEGETGLDYGGLAREWFYLLSKEMFNPYYGLFEYSAMDNYTLQINNGSGLCNEEHLSYFKFIGRIAGMAVYHGKLLDAFFIRPFYKMMLQKPIDLKDMESVDTEYYNSLMWIKENDPRILELTFCLDEDILGQKSQHELKPGGANIDVTNENKDEYIKLVIEWRFVARVKEQMSSFLDGFGSIIPLNLIKIFDEHELELLMCGIQNIDVKDWRENTLYKGDYHMNHIIIQWFWRAVLSFSNEMRSRLLQFVTGTSRVPMNGFKELYGSNGPQMFTIEKWGTPNNFPRAHTCFNRLDLPPYEGYLQLKDKLIKAIEGSQGFAGVD, from the exons ATGTCGGCACGTTCCAGCGGCTGTGTGGCCGCTTCGGTCATTCCCGCCCCCTCGTCTTCCACTTCCTCGGCGGGCGGCGGcgatgtgccacgcccaccgccccGCAGGAGGGCCGCCTCTGTTGCAGGACAACAGCAATCGCGCCAGGAATTCGGCAACGGACACACGCCACgtcgatcgttggcagcagtG AACGACTCTGGCGACTCGTGTCACCTGCGAATCGTTGTGCTCAGCGGCCAGTCGCTGGCCAAAAAGGATATATTCGGCGCCAG CGACCCGTATGTCAGAATCGATTTGAACACAATCAACGGTGATATAAATATTGACTCTGTTTTGACAAAGACCAAAAAGAAG ACACTGAACCCAATCTGGAACGAAGAGTTCATATTCAGA GTTAAACCGTCTGAGCATAAGCTTGTCTTTCAAGTGTTTGACGAGAATCGCCTGACACGCGACGACTTTCTGGGCATGGTGGAGCTGACCCTGGTGAATCTGCCCACGGAGCAGGAGGGCCGCACCATCGGAGACCAAAGCTACACTCTGCGCCCGCGCAGGTCAGTAGG CAGCGCCAAATCCCGCATCAAGGGCACCCTGCGCATCTACCATGCCTTCATCCGGGAGACGCGGGAGCAGAGCGAGCCGTCCAGCGGCAACAGCGACGGCGAGTGGGAGCACGTGGAGGCCACCAATGCCGGCGAGACCTCGTCGCAGCCG CACCCCTTTCCCAATGGCGGCCACGACGCCTTGCCCGCTGGCTGGGAGGAGCGCCAGGATGCCAATGGGCGCACGTACTATGTGAATCACACGGCAAGGACGACGCAATGGGAGCGACCTACTAT CTTAACGAGCAACAGTAGCCAGTCCACTGACCAGCTGGGCTCGGATTTCCAGAGACGTTTTCACATCAGCGTGGACGAAACGGAGTCAGGACGTTCGGCG GACACCATCAGTCGGAATAGTTTAGAGGACAATAACAATGTTGCTGGCTTAGCAACGACACCATCAACAGAGGCAACCACACCCACATCGATCTCACCACCCAACACACCAACAAACAACAATGGATTTGCCATGTTACATGGCCAAGAGGGCGTACAGACGGACCCAACTGTGGACCATACCAG TTTTGTTTACAATTCCCTGCGACATCCTGTCGCCCATAGGCCGCCCGAAATCTCGGCGACCAGTTTGCAGAACGACCTGCGGCCGGTGCGAGAGGCGCCCGGGGTGCCGGATGTGGCCATAACCAATCTGTTGACGCGGCGGGCCGCGGGCAACATGGCCGACGGTCTGGGACGACATCAGCAGCGGCGGCGACAGCAGATGCAACTGCACAtccagcagcatcagcagcggcaacagcagcagcagcaccagaaTAGAATATTG CTTGATGTGGATCATCGCCAGCCGGAGCTGCAACATCGGGGGCAACGACACCAGCAACTTCAGTTGTACCAGCAACATCAGCCATCG AATGAAGACACCGATCACACAGACAGCCACAATCCCTCCGACATCTCAGCTCCGTCCACCCGACGCAATTCCGAGGAAGACAACGCGGCTGTGCCTCCAATGGAACAA AATGCTGGTGGCGAGGAGGAACCCCTGCCACCGCGCTGGTCGATGCAGGTAGCCCCTAACGGCAGGACGTTCTTCATTGACCACGCATCCCGGCGGACTACCTGGATTGATCCCCGCAACGGAAGGGCCAGCCCTATGCCAAATCAGACGCGTCGCGTCGAGGACGACCTAGGTCCCTTGCCCGAGGGTTGGGAGGAGCGGGTGCACACCGACGGACGCGTGTTCTATATAGATCATA ACACGCGAACCACGCAGTGGGAGGATCCTCGCTTGTCCAATCCAAACATTGCCGGACAGGCTGTGCCCTACTCCCGAGATTACAAGCAGAAATACGAGTATTTCAAGAGTCATATTAGAAAGCCT ACCAATGTACccaataaatttgaaatacGTATTCGCCGTACATCGATTCTGGAGGATTCTTACAGAATTATCAGTTCGGTAACCAAGACCGATTTACTAAAGACTAAATTATGGGTGGAGTTTGAGGGAGAAACTGGGTTAG ATTACGGAGGCCTTGCTAGGGAATGGTTCTATTTACTATCGAAAGAAATGTTCAATCCGTATTATGGGCTCTTTGAGTACTCGGCTATGGACAACTATACGCTTCAGATAAACAATGGCAGCGGTTTGTGCAACGAGGAGCATTTAAGTTACTTCAA ATTCATCGGCCGCATTGCGGGCATGGCTGTGTATCATGGAAAACTGCTGGATGCCTTCTTTATTCGTCCATTCTACAAGATGATGCTGCAGAAGCCCATTGACCTGAAGGACATGGAGTCTGTGGACACGGAATACTACAACTCGCTGATGTGGATTAAGGAGAACGATCCGCGCATTTTGGAACTGACTTTCTGCCTGGATGAGGACATACTTGGCCAGAAGAGTCAGCACGAACTGAAGCCAGGCGGGGCCAACATAGACGTGACCAATGAAAACAAGGATGAATACATCAA ACTGGTTATTGAATGGCGTTTCGTGGCACGTGTCAAGGAGCAGATGTCGTCCTTCCTGGACGGCTTTGGATCGATTATCCCCCTGAATCTTATTAAAATATTCGATGAGCACGAGCTGGAGCTGCTGATGTGCGGCATACAGAACATCGACGTGAAGGACTGGCGCGAGAATACTCTGTACAAGGGCGACTATCACATGAATCACATAATCATACAGTGGTTCTGGCGGGCGGTGCTCTCATTCTCCAACGAGATGCGTTCCCGCCTGCTGCAGTTTGTGACAGGCACATCGCGCGTGCCAATGAACGGTTTCAAGGAGCTGTACGGCTCCAATGGCCCCCAGATGTTTACCATCGAGAAGTGGGGCACGCCCAATAACTTTCCAAGGGCACATACCTG TTTCAACCGCCTGGACCTGCCGCCCTACGAAGGCTACCTGCAGCTGAAGGACAAACTGATCAAGGCCATCGAGGGCAGTCAAGGATTTGCCGGAGTTGATTAA
- the Nedd4 gene encoding E3 ubiquitin-protein ligase Nedd-4 isoform X4: MSARSSGCVAASVIPAPSSSTSSAGGGDVPRPPPRRRAASVAGQQQSRQEFGNGHTPRRSLAAVNDSGDSCHLRIVVLSGQSLAKKDIFGASDPYVRIDLNTINGDINIDSVLTKTKKKTLNPIWNEEFIFRVKPSEHKLVFQVFDENRLTRDDFLGMVELTLVNLPTEQEGRTIGDQSYTLRPRRSVGAKSRIKGTLRIYHAFIRETREQSEPSSGNSDGEWEHVEATNAGETSSQPHPFPNGGHDALPAGWEERQDANGRTYYVNHTARTTQWERPTILTSNSSQSTDQLGSDFQRRFHISVDETESGRSADTISRNSLEDNNNVAGLATTPSTEATTPTSISPPNTPTNNNGFAMLHGQEGVQTDPTVDHTRPPEISATSLQNDLRPVREAPGVPDVAITNLLTRRAAGNMADGLGRHQQRRRQQMQLHIQQHQQRQQQQQHQNRILLDVDHRQPELQHRGQRHQQLQLYQQHQPSNEDTDHTDSHNPSDISAPSTRRNSEEDNAAVPPMEQNAGGEEEPLPPRWSMQVAPNGRTFFIDHASRRTTWIDPRNGRASPMPNQTRRVEDDLGPLPEGWEERVHTDGRVFYIDHNTRTTQWEDPRLSNPNIAGQAVPYSRDYKQKYEYFKSHIRKPTNVPNKFEIRIRRTSILEDSYRIISSVTKTDLLKTKLWVEFEGETGLDYGGLAREWFYLLSKEMFNPYYGLFEYSAMDNYTLQINNGSGLCNEEHLSYFKFIGRIAGMAVYHGKLLDAFFIRPFYKMMLQKPIDLKDMESVDTEYYNSLMWIKENDPRILELTFCLDEDILGQKSQHELKPGGANIDVTNENKDEYIKLVIEWRFVARVKEQMSSFLDGFGSIIPLNLIKIFDEHELELLMCGIQNIDVKDWRENTLYKGDYHMNHIIIQWFWRAVLSFSNEMRSRLLQFVTGTSRVPMNGFKELYGSNGPQMFTIEKWGTPNNFPRAHTCFNRLDLPPYEGYLQLKDKLIKAIEGSQGFAGVD; this comes from the exons ATGTCGGCACGTTCCAGCGGCTGTGTGGCCGCTTCGGTCATTCCCGCCCCCTCGTCTTCCACTTCCTCGGCGGGCGGCGGcgatgtgccacgcccaccgccccGCAGGAGGGCCGCCTCTGTTGCAGGACAACAGCAATCGCGCCAGGAATTCGGCAACGGACACACGCCACgtcgatcgttggcagcagtG AACGACTCTGGCGACTCGTGTCACCTGCGAATCGTTGTGCTCAGCGGCCAGTCGCTGGCCAAAAAGGATATATTCGGCGCCAG CGACCCGTATGTCAGAATCGATTTGAACACAATCAACGGTGATATAAATATTGACTCTGTTTTGACAAAGACCAAAAAGAAG ACACTGAACCCAATCTGGAACGAAGAGTTCATATTCAGA GTTAAACCGTCTGAGCATAAGCTTGTCTTTCAAGTGTTTGACGAGAATCGCCTGACACGCGACGACTTTCTGGGCATGGTGGAGCTGACCCTGGTGAATCTGCCCACGGAGCAGGAGGGCCGCACCATCGGAGACCAAAGCTACACTCTGCGCCCGCGCAGGTCAGTAGG CGCCAAATCCCGCATCAAGGGCACCCTGCGCATCTACCATGCCTTCATCCGGGAGACGCGGGAGCAGAGCGAGCCGTCCAGCGGCAACAGCGACGGCGAGTGGGAGCACGTGGAGGCCACCAATGCCGGCGAGACCTCGTCGCAGCCG CACCCCTTTCCCAATGGCGGCCACGACGCCTTGCCCGCTGGCTGGGAGGAGCGCCAGGATGCCAATGGGCGCACGTACTATGTGAATCACACGGCAAGGACGACGCAATGGGAGCGACCTACTAT CTTAACGAGCAACAGTAGCCAGTCCACTGACCAGCTGGGCTCGGATTTCCAGAGACGTTTTCACATCAGCGTGGACGAAACGGAGTCAGGACGTTCGGCG GACACCATCAGTCGGAATAGTTTAGAGGACAATAACAATGTTGCTGGCTTAGCAACGACACCATCAACAGAGGCAACCACACCCACATCGATCTCACCACCCAACACACCAACAAACAACAATGGATTTGCCATGTTACATGGCCAAGAGGGCGTACAGACGGACCCAACTGTGGACCATACCAG GCCGCCCGAAATCTCGGCGACCAGTTTGCAGAACGACCTGCGGCCGGTGCGAGAGGCGCCCGGGGTGCCGGATGTGGCCATAACCAATCTGTTGACGCGGCGGGCCGCGGGCAACATGGCCGACGGTCTGGGACGACATCAGCAGCGGCGGCGACAGCAGATGCAACTGCACAtccagcagcatcagcagcggcaacagcagcagcagcaccagaaTAGAATATTG CTTGATGTGGATCATCGCCAGCCGGAGCTGCAACATCGGGGGCAACGACACCAGCAACTTCAGTTGTACCAGCAACATCAGCCATCG AATGAAGACACCGATCACACAGACAGCCACAATCCCTCCGACATCTCAGCTCCGTCCACCCGACGCAATTCCGAGGAAGACAACGCGGCTGTGCCTCCAATGGAACAA AATGCTGGTGGCGAGGAGGAACCCCTGCCACCGCGCTGGTCGATGCAGGTAGCCCCTAACGGCAGGACGTTCTTCATTGACCACGCATCCCGGCGGACTACCTGGATTGATCCCCGCAACGGAAGGGCCAGCCCTATGCCAAATCAGACGCGTCGCGTCGAGGACGACCTAGGTCCCTTGCCCGAGGGTTGGGAGGAGCGGGTGCACACCGACGGACGCGTGTTCTATATAGATCATA ACACGCGAACCACGCAGTGGGAGGATCCTCGCTTGTCCAATCCAAACATTGCCGGACAGGCTGTGCCCTACTCCCGAGATTACAAGCAGAAATACGAGTATTTCAAGAGTCATATTAGAAAGCCT ACCAATGTACccaataaatttgaaatacGTATTCGCCGTACATCGATTCTGGAGGATTCTTACAGAATTATCAGTTCGGTAACCAAGACCGATTTACTAAAGACTAAATTATGGGTGGAGTTTGAGGGAGAAACTGGGTTAG ATTACGGAGGCCTTGCTAGGGAATGGTTCTATTTACTATCGAAAGAAATGTTCAATCCGTATTATGGGCTCTTTGAGTACTCGGCTATGGACAACTATACGCTTCAGATAAACAATGGCAGCGGTTTGTGCAACGAGGAGCATTTAAGTTACTTCAA ATTCATCGGCCGCATTGCGGGCATGGCTGTGTATCATGGAAAACTGCTGGATGCCTTCTTTATTCGTCCATTCTACAAGATGATGCTGCAGAAGCCCATTGACCTGAAGGACATGGAGTCTGTGGACACGGAATACTACAACTCGCTGATGTGGATTAAGGAGAACGATCCGCGCATTTTGGAACTGACTTTCTGCCTGGATGAGGACATACTTGGCCAGAAGAGTCAGCACGAACTGAAGCCAGGCGGGGCCAACATAGACGTGACCAATGAAAACAAGGATGAATACATCAA ACTGGTTATTGAATGGCGTTTCGTGGCACGTGTCAAGGAGCAGATGTCGTCCTTCCTGGACGGCTTTGGATCGATTATCCCCCTGAATCTTATTAAAATATTCGATGAGCACGAGCTGGAGCTGCTGATGTGCGGCATACAGAACATCGACGTGAAGGACTGGCGCGAGAATACTCTGTACAAGGGCGACTATCACATGAATCACATAATCATACAGTGGTTCTGGCGGGCGGTGCTCTCATTCTCCAACGAGATGCGTTCCCGCCTGCTGCAGTTTGTGACAGGCACATCGCGCGTGCCAATGAACGGTTTCAAGGAGCTGTACGGCTCCAATGGCCCCCAGATGTTTACCATCGAGAAGTGGGGCACGCCCAATAACTTTCCAAGGGCACATACCTG TTTCAACCGCCTGGACCTGCCGCCCTACGAAGGCTACCTGCAGCTGAAGGACAAACTGATCAAGGCCATCGAGGGCAGTCAAGGATTTGCCGGAGTTGATTAA
- the Nedd4 gene encoding E3 ubiquitin-protein ligase Nedd-4 isoform X9 codes for MSARSSGCVAASVIPAPSSSTSSAGGGDVPRPPPRRRAASVAGQQQSRQEFGNGHTPRRSLAAVNDSGDSCHLRIVVLSGQSLAKKDIFGASDPYVRIDLNTINGDINIDSVLTKTKKKTLNPIWNEEFIFRVKPSEHKLVFQVFDENRLTRDDFLGMVELTLVNLPTEQEGRTIGDQSYTLRPRRSVGSAKSRIKGTLRIYHAFIRETREQSEPSSGNSDGEWEHVEATNAGETSSQPHPFPNGGHDALPAGWEERQDANGRTYYVNHTARTTQWERPTILTSNSSQSTDQLGSDFQRRFHISVDETESGRSADTISRNSLEDNNNVAGLATTPSTEATTPTSISPPNTPTNNNGFAMLHGQEGVQTDPTVDHTSFVYNSLRHPVAHRPPEISATSLQNDLRPVREAPGVPDVAITNLLTRRAAGNMADGLGRHQQRRRQQMQLHIQQHQQRQQQQQHQNRILNAGGEEEPLPPRWSMQVAPNGRTFFIDHASRRTTWIDPRNGRASPMPNQTRRVEDDLGPLPEGWEERVHTDGRVFYIDHNTRTTQWEDPRLSNPNIAGQAVPYSRDYKQKYEYFKSHIRKPTNVPNKFEIRIRRTSILEDSYRIISSVTKTDLLKTKLWVEFEGETGLDYGGLAREWFYLLSKEMFNPYYGLFEYSAMDNYTLQINNGSGLCNEEHLSYFKFIGRIAGMAVYHGKLLDAFFIRPFYKMMLQKPIDLKDMESVDTEYYNSLMWIKENDPRILELTFCLDEDILGQKSQHELKPGGANIDVTNENKDEYIKLVIEWRFVARVKEQMSSFLDGFGSIIPLNLIKIFDEHELELLMCGIQNIDVKDWRENTLYKGDYHMNHIIIQWFWRAVLSFSNEMRSRLLQFVTGTSRVPMNGFKELYGSNGPQMFTIEKWGTPNNFPRAHTCFNRLDLPPYEGYLQLKDKLIKAIEGSQGFAGVD; via the exons ATGTCGGCACGTTCCAGCGGCTGTGTGGCCGCTTCGGTCATTCCCGCCCCCTCGTCTTCCACTTCCTCGGCGGGCGGCGGcgatgtgccacgcccaccgccccGCAGGAGGGCCGCCTCTGTTGCAGGACAACAGCAATCGCGCCAGGAATTCGGCAACGGACACACGCCACgtcgatcgttggcagcagtG AACGACTCTGGCGACTCGTGTCACCTGCGAATCGTTGTGCTCAGCGGCCAGTCGCTGGCCAAAAAGGATATATTCGGCGCCAG CGACCCGTATGTCAGAATCGATTTGAACACAATCAACGGTGATATAAATATTGACTCTGTTTTGACAAAGACCAAAAAGAAG ACACTGAACCCAATCTGGAACGAAGAGTTCATATTCAGA GTTAAACCGTCTGAGCATAAGCTTGTCTTTCAAGTGTTTGACGAGAATCGCCTGACACGCGACGACTTTCTGGGCATGGTGGAGCTGACCCTGGTGAATCTGCCCACGGAGCAGGAGGGCCGCACCATCGGAGACCAAAGCTACACTCTGCGCCCGCGCAGGTCAGTAGG CAGCGCCAAATCCCGCATCAAGGGCACCCTGCGCATCTACCATGCCTTCATCCGGGAGACGCGGGAGCAGAGCGAGCCGTCCAGCGGCAACAGCGACGGCGAGTGGGAGCACGTGGAGGCCACCAATGCCGGCGAGACCTCGTCGCAGCCG CACCCCTTTCCCAATGGCGGCCACGACGCCTTGCCCGCTGGCTGGGAGGAGCGCCAGGATGCCAATGGGCGCACGTACTATGTGAATCACACGGCAAGGACGACGCAATGGGAGCGACCTACTAT CTTAACGAGCAACAGTAGCCAGTCCACTGACCAGCTGGGCTCGGATTTCCAGAGACGTTTTCACATCAGCGTGGACGAAACGGAGTCAGGACGTTCGGCG GACACCATCAGTCGGAATAGTTTAGAGGACAATAACAATGTTGCTGGCTTAGCAACGACACCATCAACAGAGGCAACCACACCCACATCGATCTCACCACCCAACACACCAACAAACAACAATGGATTTGCCATGTTACATGGCCAAGAGGGCGTACAGACGGACCCAACTGTGGACCATACCAG TTTTGTTTACAATTCCCTGCGACATCCTGTCGCCCATAGGCCGCCCGAAATCTCGGCGACCAGTTTGCAGAACGACCTGCGGCCGGTGCGAGAGGCGCCCGGGGTGCCGGATGTGGCCATAACCAATCTGTTGACGCGGCGGGCCGCGGGCAACATGGCCGACGGTCTGGGACGACATCAGCAGCGGCGGCGACAGCAGATGCAACTGCACAtccagcagcatcagcagcggcaacagcagcagcagcaccagaaTAGAATATTG AATGCTGGTGGCGAGGAGGAACCCCTGCCACCGCGCTGGTCGATGCAGGTAGCCCCTAACGGCAGGACGTTCTTCATTGACCACGCATCCCGGCGGACTACCTGGATTGATCCCCGCAACGGAAGGGCCAGCCCTATGCCAAATCAGACGCGTCGCGTCGAGGACGACCTAGGTCCCTTGCCCGAGGGTTGGGAGGAGCGGGTGCACACCGACGGACGCGTGTTCTATATAGATCATA ACACGCGAACCACGCAGTGGGAGGATCCTCGCTTGTCCAATCCAAACATTGCCGGACAGGCTGTGCCCTACTCCCGAGATTACAAGCAGAAATACGAGTATTTCAAGAGTCATATTAGAAAGCCT ACCAATGTACccaataaatttgaaatacGTATTCGCCGTACATCGATTCTGGAGGATTCTTACAGAATTATCAGTTCGGTAACCAAGACCGATTTACTAAAGACTAAATTATGGGTGGAGTTTGAGGGAGAAACTGGGTTAG ATTACGGAGGCCTTGCTAGGGAATGGTTCTATTTACTATCGAAAGAAATGTTCAATCCGTATTATGGGCTCTTTGAGTACTCGGCTATGGACAACTATACGCTTCAGATAAACAATGGCAGCGGTTTGTGCAACGAGGAGCATTTAAGTTACTTCAA ATTCATCGGCCGCATTGCGGGCATGGCTGTGTATCATGGAAAACTGCTGGATGCCTTCTTTATTCGTCCATTCTACAAGATGATGCTGCAGAAGCCCATTGACCTGAAGGACATGGAGTCTGTGGACACGGAATACTACAACTCGCTGATGTGGATTAAGGAGAACGATCCGCGCATTTTGGAACTGACTTTCTGCCTGGATGAGGACATACTTGGCCAGAAGAGTCAGCACGAACTGAAGCCAGGCGGGGCCAACATAGACGTGACCAATGAAAACAAGGATGAATACATCAA ACTGGTTATTGAATGGCGTTTCGTGGCACGTGTCAAGGAGCAGATGTCGTCCTTCCTGGACGGCTTTGGATCGATTATCCCCCTGAATCTTATTAAAATATTCGATGAGCACGAGCTGGAGCTGCTGATGTGCGGCATACAGAACATCGACGTGAAGGACTGGCGCGAGAATACTCTGTACAAGGGCGACTATCACATGAATCACATAATCATACAGTGGTTCTGGCGGGCGGTGCTCTCATTCTCCAACGAGATGCGTTCCCGCCTGCTGCAGTTTGTGACAGGCACATCGCGCGTGCCAATGAACGGTTTCAAGGAGCTGTACGGCTCCAATGGCCCCCAGATGTTTACCATCGAGAAGTGGGGCACGCCCAATAACTTTCCAAGGGCACATACCTG TTTCAACCGCCTGGACCTGCCGCCCTACGAAGGCTACCTGCAGCTGAAGGACAAACTGATCAAGGCCATCGAGGGCAGTCAAGGATTTGCCGGAGTTGATTAA